A region from the Vigna radiata var. radiata cultivar VC1973A unplaced genomic scaffold, Vradiata_ver6 scaffold_728, whole genome shotgun sequence genome encodes:
- the LOC111240959 gene encoding probable inactive leucine-rich repeat receptor kinase XIAO: VAFGQYHIRCLPKERDALLQFKAAIFDPYDMLSSWTTPDCCQWEGIRCTNLTAHVISLHLPARYYHYKSLSLGYYYESLSRLYISGEIHKSLMELQHLQYFNLSFNSFRGTIPEFLGSLTNLRYLDLSSCYFRGQIPTQISSLSHLKYLNLAHNYYLNGSIPREIGNLFRLEYLDLSGNSFEGYIPSQLGNLSNLHQLYLGGYHSALKIVTTDQWLSNLNSLTHLSFNSISNFKSSPSWLRTIAKLPKLRELSLIHCGLSDHFLLSFNPSNFNFSHSLSILDLSRNSFTQPMVFQLVSNTTSNLVELDLSWNLLKGLTSNHFGLAMNSLELLYLSKNVFKGEDLKSFMNICTLHSLYMDGNNMTEDLSSILHNFSSGCVRYSLQEFSLAHNQIRGSIPDLSAFSNLNILDLSENQLSGKIPEGTRLPSHLEQLCIRYNSLEGGVPKSFGNTCTLELLDLSFNKLSEDLTVIFNHLSGCSKYSLQDLSLTFNQIIGSIPDLSAFSNLKMLDLSHNQLSGKISEGTKLPSHLQQLCIRYNSLEGGVPKSFGNTYTHCNN, translated from the coding sequence CATGCTCTCATCTTGGACCACTCCCGACTGTTGCCAATGGGAGGGGATTCGCTGCACCAACCTCACCGCTCATGTTATAAGCCTCCACCTTCCTGCACGGTACTATCATTATAAATCTCTTTCTCTTGGCTATTATTATGAATCTCTTTCTCGGCTTTACATAAGCGGAGAGATCCACAAGTCGTTAATGGAGTTGCAACACTTACAGTATTTCAACCTCAGTTTCAATTCTTTTCGTGGCACTATTCCAGAGTTTCTTGGCTCTCTTACCAACTTGAGATATCTTGATCTCTCTTCATGTTATTTTAGGGGACAAATTCCAACTCAGATAAGTTCTCTTTctcatttgaaatatttgaatcttgctcataattattatttgaatggtTCAATCCCTCGTGAAATTGGAAATCTCTTTCGGTTGGAATATCTTGATCTCAGTGGCAATTCTTTTGAaggatacattccttcccaacTAGGAAACCTTTCAAATTTGCATCAACTCTATCTTGGAGGATATCATAGTGCTCTCAAAATTGTCACTACTGATCAATGGTTATCTAATCTTAATTCTTTAACCCATCTTTCCTTCAATTCcatatctaattttaaaagttctCCTAGTTGGCTTCGAACCATTGCCAAGCTACCAAAACTAAGAGAACTCAGTTTAATTCATTGTGGCCTTTCCGATCATTTCCTCCTTTCATTCAACCCTTCCAACTTCAATTTTTCTCATTCCCTTTCTATCCTTGATCTTTCTCGTAACTCCTTCACACAACCAATGGTATTCCAGTTGGTGTCAAACACCACTTCCAACCTTGTTGAGCTTGACCTTAGTTGGAACCTCTTGAAGGGTTTGACATCAAATCATTTTGGCTTGGCCATGAATTCGCTTGAGCTCCTTTACCTCTCCAAGAATGTGTTCAAGGGTGAAGATTTGAAATCATTCATGAATATATGCACCCTACATTCATTATACATGGATGGAAACAATATGACCGAAGACCTTTCGTCAATTCTTCACAATTTCTCCAGTGGTTGTGTTAGATACTCACTACAAGAGTTCAGTTTGGCACACAACCAAATCAGAGGCTCCATACCTGACCTTtcagcattttcaaatttaaacatattgGATCTTTCTGAAAATCAATTGAGTGGGAAGATACCTGAAGGCACTAGATTGCCATCTCATTTGGAGCAGTTGTGCATTCGATATAACTCTTTAGAAGGTGGTGTTCCAAAATCATTTGGGAACACATGTACTTTGGAGTTATTGGATTTATCTTTCAATAAGTTGAGTGAAGATCTCACAGTGATATTTAATCATTTGTCTGGATGTTCTAAATACTCACTACAAGACTTGAGTTTGACATTTAATCAAATCATAGGCTCCATACCTGACCTTtcagcattttcaaatttaaaaatgttggATCTTTCTCACAATCAATTGAGTGGAAAGATATCTGAAGGCACTAAATTGCCATCTCATTTGCAGCAGTTGTGCATTCGATATAACTCTTTAGAAGGTGGTGTTCCAAAATCATTTGGGAACACAT